Below is a genomic region from Nitrospira sp..
CCAGCAGCAACTGGACGAGCGGGAGCGCACGATCGTTCAAATGAAGGAAGAGTTGCAGCAACGCACAACCGACTCAACAGAACTGAAGGATCAGCTCATTCAACGCGAGGCGGAGCTCGAAGATCTGAAGTTCCAATTTGCTGCGCGCGGGGGAGTGCCGCCTGCCAACCGTGAACCGGAAGATGAGCTCGCCGCCCTACTCCGCGTTCCGAACGCAAAAGCCGTCTCACTCAATGGATCAGACATGGCCAAGCAAGCGTCCGGCATGCTCGTCTACGATGCCCGGACCAAGAAGGCCTGGCTCTACGCCATGAATCTTCCGGAATGCCCCAACGGCACCACGTATCAACTCTGGGCCATCAATGACAAGCCGGTCAGCGTGGGAACCTTCCATATGGACAGCGGTGAAACTGCGCATCTCCTGGTCAGCCGGGTCCCGGAATTCTCCAAGACCAAAAAGTTTGCCGTCAGCCTTGAGCCTTCAGGGGGCCGACCCACGCCGACCGGTCCGATCTATCTGGTCAGCCAGTCGTAAAGACGCCCGTCACACCGCCCGACCAACTGCACCACCCAGGCCTTGAGCGTCGACAAACGACTGCGCAGATGGAAGCCATACACTCATGACGATCGACCCCGCACAGGACGAAACATTCATGCGCATGGCGCTGAATCAGGCGGCGCAGGCTCCTGCACTAGGAGAAGTGCCAATTGCCGCGCTGCTGGTCCATGCCGGACAGGTGCTGGCGTTGGCCCATAATCTCCGTGAAACAAGGCAGGACCCGACGGCGCATGCGGAGATCCTGGTCATTCAAGAAGCGGCGGAAAAACTGGGGACCTGGCGGCTGATCGACTGCACACTCTATGTCACCCTGGAACCCTGTCCGATGTGCGCGGGCGCCATTGTCCAGTCACGCATTGCCAGGACTGTGTTCGGCGCCTGGGACCCCAAGGCCGGCGCCTGCGGCTCGCTGATGGATATTCCGGCGGAACCCCGGCTGAACCACCGGGTCACTGTGACGGGAGGGCTGTGCGAAATTGAAAGTCAGGCCTTACTGCGAGAGTTTTTTCGGCAACGACGCCGCGAGACTCCCTAACTCATTTTGTCCGGCTGCCCGGCTGTTTCCTGAGGTTCATCCGTTGCGCGTTGCGCAGGGATTGATCGCCCAATCGAATCCTTGCGCTGCAACCGCACCGACCCATCCGGGTCCGCAATCCAGGGTCTTCACGACCCAGGGTACTTGTGACTGTCCTGCGAGTCGCACGGGCACTCCGTCGCGATCCGATCCCTTTGACCAGTCGATTTCACAAGCCTGCAGCGAGGCTAATCCTACCCCTTCGGCTTTCAGGACTGCTTCTTTCGCAACCCAGTAGTGAAAGAACTCCGAACTGCGTGATTCGGATACAGTGGATTGCAAGAGCAGGTGCTCGCGCTCGGAGAAGAATCGCTCAGCCAGCTTGAGCACTTCTACGTCCTCCCTGATCATTTCCAGATCTACCCCAACATCTTGACCCTGCGCGACCGCGACCATGGCTTTCCCATGCGCATGCGAGAGATTGAAGCTCAATATTGCACTCTCCCGCCGGAGACCTCCTAATGTCGGCTTTCCAGTGGGAGTCGAACCGAACTCGATGCGGGCCGGGTCGAGGCCGAGATAGAGCCCTAAGATGAACCGCAACCCTCCGTGAGCCAGCACATACCGCTCGCGGTCCTGCCGTCGAAGAAATCTGGCAGCCCTTGCACGTTCCTGTTGGTCAAGCCAATCCAGACACCGATCGTACTCGATACCCTCACCGGCTAGAGCCAGTGGCCAGAGATCGATCGTCGCGGCAGGAAGCGACCGACAGCGTGCGACAGGCGCCGTGAACAGGTCTCGAATCGGGGAGAATTCCACGCTGACACTCGCCTGCATCCTGACCGATCGTGGGCTCATCTTGTTTTTCAGAGTCACACCCCACCGACAGATGTCAGGAGGATACGACTTTCCCGTTCTCCAGCTTAATGACCCGATCGCCGAGATGGAAATACCGGTCATCATGCGTAATGACCACCACACTCTTCCCTCTCGCACGAAGTTCCGGCAATAGCTTCATATAAAAGACGTCCTTGTACTGCGGATCCTGATCGGCCGCCCACTCATCGAACACATACACCGGCCGGTCTTCCAGATAGGCCGTCAGCAGAGCCAGGCGTTTTCGCTGGCCCTGGGATAAATCGATTGTCGAGAATTTGCGCTCTCTTACCTCCACCTTGTGGTCAAGCTGCAAGCTGGAGAGATACGCGGCCGCCGATGTCCGAATTCGCTCTTCCTCAATGCCTAACAGTTTCTCAAATAAGTGAAAATCAGAAAACACCACCGAGAAATGCTCGCGATACCAGTCGCGGTTGGCATCCGAGATCAAGATCCTATTTAAGGACACCTCGCCCGAGTGCGGAACATACAAGCCGGCAAGCAGCTTGACGAACGTCGACTTCCCGCTGCCATTTCCCCCGATCACAAACGACAATTCCCCGGGACACAGCTTCAGGCTGATGGGACCGAGTGAAAATGGGTCGTTGCCCCGACTGTCTGTCGCATATTGAAACGTGACTGACTCTAATGTCAGGGACTCCATCTTTCCTGCCGTCACCAGTGGAACGACGCTGTGGCGGCTCTCAGCGGATGTGTCCAAGGACACGCCCAATCTTTGAATATTCTCAAACGCGACCTGCCCCCGTTCAACGGTCGGCAAGATACCGATGATTCCCCAAATGGGAGACA
It encodes:
- a CDS encoding 4'-phosphopantetheinyl transferase superfamily protein gives rise to the protein MSPRSVRMQASVSVEFSPIRDLFTAPVARCRSLPAATIDLWPLALAGEGIEYDRCLDWLDQQERARAARFLRRQDRERYVLAHGGLRFILGLYLGLDPARIEFGSTPTGKPTLGGLRRESAILSFNLSHAHGKAMVAVAQGQDVGVDLEMIREDVEVLKLAERFFSEREHLLLQSTVSESRSSEFFHYWVAKEAVLKAEGVGLASLQACEIDWSKGSDRDGVPVRLAGQSQVPWVVKTLDCGPGWVGAVAAQGFDWAINPCATRNG
- the tadA gene encoding tRNA adenosine(34) deaminase TadA, producing the protein MTIDPAQDETFMRMALNQAAQAPALGEVPIAALLVHAGQVLALAHNLRETRQDPTAHAEILVIQEAAEKLGTWRLIDCTLYVTLEPCPMCAGAIVQSRIARTVFGAWDPKAGACGSLMDIPAEPRLNHRVTVTGGLCEIESQALLREFFRQRRRETP
- a CDS encoding anti-sigma factor, with translation MTHEELEEAVPLYAAGALERSERQALEAHLLSGCVSCHTALKEFQSVAAILPFGLSSTPAPRALKAKIMAARTPTAIAEDAQDKVDVKPSLEPGEWMNHLFPPESATAPRSFGWALSFAALAILSIGGYLAWTSYTQNVTGTAVVQQLQAASDDQTKKVAALQQQLDERERTIVQMKEELQQRTTDSTELKDQLIQREAELEDLKFQFAARGGVPPANREPEDELAALLRVPNAKAVSLNGSDMAKQASGMLVYDARTKKAWLYAMNLPECPNGTTYQLWAINDKPVSVGTFHMDSGETAHLLVSRVPEFSKTKKFAVSLEPSGGRPTPTGPIYLVSQS